One genomic segment of Belonocnema kinseyi isolate 2016_QV_RU_SX_M_011 chromosome 2, B_treatae_v1, whole genome shotgun sequence includes these proteins:
- the LOC117167114 gene encoding probable cytochrome P450 6a14, protein MSMLEIAESILRSKLFWSTTIVFGIYLYLKFVIFNYWKRKGIPHEVPIIPVGNILPVTLGKQCTGELIQESYERFKSNPFHGMYMFHIPHLVINDPDLIRLILIKDFSHFGDRGLYFNNDVDPLSGHLFFMPGDEWKHLRSKLSPTFTSGKMKQMFPLVVKVAEDLKKALGASIGKSSTVEVKDLLSRYTTDMIASIAFGVECNSLNDPNAEFREYGKKAVDINPVKVSLMMFFSKLMDILRIPINSKEVSTFFNTVFSDVISHRRSNNVPRKDFLDLLIQLMDHGKVEDDEGIVTDIPKNNIKIVQNTENISMSEACAQAFVFFIAGFETSSSTSTYCLHELALKPDIQDKLRQEINEKLGGRHELSYEDVYAMPYLDKIVSETLRKYPILPILNRVCLKDYKIPNSNFCIPKGMNIIIPVLGQQKDPKIYPDPEEFRPERFDSHEIAKRHAFTYLPFGEGPRICIGKRFGLLQVKVALIKILSHYRVSVCDKTEIRIKPTIRNVLLTPVDDVFLKVEKLLS, encoded by the exons atGTCCATGTTAGAGATAGCAGAATCAATACTTCGATCCAAATTATTTTGGAGCACAACAATCGTCTTTGGGATTTATTTATAcctgaaatttgtaatttttaattattggaaaAGGAAAGGAATACCTCATGAGGTTCCAATAATTCCTGTGGGGAATATTCTACCTGTCACACTTGGAAAACAGTGCACTG gTGAACTGATCCAAGAGAGCTATGAACGTTTTAAATCAAATCCTTTTCATGGCATGTACATGTTTCACATACCCCATTTGGTAATTAACGACCCTGATTTGATTCGTCTTATCCTGATAAAAGATTTTTCTCATTTCGGCGATCGCGGTTTGTATTTTAACAACGATGTCGATCCCTTATCGGGACATTTGTTCTTCATGCCTGGCGATGAATGGAAACATCTTAGATCCAAGCTTTCTCCTACATTCACTTCTGGgaaaatgaaacaaatgtttCCCTTGGTAGTAAAAGTTGCTGAAGATCTTAAAAAAGCTCTAGGCGCTTCTATTGGAAAGTCTAGCACAGTTGAGGTCAAGGATTTACTGAGCAG ATATACAACAGATATGATAGCATCAATTGCATTCGGTGTCGAATGTAATAGTTTGAATGATCCAAATGCAGAATTTCGGGAATACGGCAAAAAAGCCGTAGATATAAATCCGGTCAAAGTGTCTCTAATGAtgttcttttcaaaattgatggATATTCTGAGAATACCCATCAATTCTAAAGaggtttcaacatttttcaacacGGTATTCAGTGATGTAATTTCACACAGAAGATCTAATAATGTGCCTAGAAAAGACTTTTTGGATTTATTGATTCAACTCATGGATCACGGAAAAGTTGAAGATGATGAGGGAATTGTAACTGATATTCCaaagaacaatataaaaattg ttcaaaatactgAAAACATCAGTATGTCCGAGGCATGCGCACAAGCCTTTGTTTTCTTCATAGCGGGATTTGAAACTTCGTCTTCAACCTCTACTTATTGCCTTCACGAGTTGGCATTAAAACCTGACATCCAAGACAAGCTACGTCAAGAAATTAATGAGAAGTTAGGTGGTCGTCATGAATTGTCATATGAGGACGTTTACGCAATGCCTTATCTAGATAAAATTGTATCGG AGACATTGAGGAAATATCCAATACTTCCTATTCTAAACCGTGTCTGCCTGAAAGATTACAAGAttccaaattcaaatttctgcATACCGAAGGGTATGAATATAATAATTCCTGTTTTAGGTCAACAGAAAGATCCGAAAATATATCCTGATCCAGAAGAATTCAGGCCAGAACGGTTTGACTCACATGAAATTGCAAAGAGACACGCTTTTACTTATCTTCCATTTGGTGAAGGCCCTAGGATATGTATCg GTAAACGATTCGGACTCCTACAAGTAAAAGTTGCCCTAATTAAGATTCTATCACATTATCGAGTTAGCGTCTGTGATAAAACAGAAATTCGAATAAAGCCTACAATACGTAATGTCCTTCTTACTCCAGTggatgatgtatttttaaaagtcgaGAAGCTGTtatcatag
- the LOC117182672 gene encoding LOW QUALITY PROTEIN: cytochrome P450 6a9-like (The sequence of the model RefSeq protein was modified relative to this genomic sequence to represent the inferred CDS: inserted 1 base in 1 codon; substituted 1 base at 1 genomic stop codon) — MFHVLHLVINDPDLIXLVLVXDFAHFHDRGFYYNNDVDPILGHLFFVPGKEWKFVRSKFMRTFTSGKIKEMFSLIEKVAEDHKKAWCASIKKSSTVDVKDLLYRYTMDTISSIAFGVDCNSFRNPDTEFRKYG, encoded by the exons ATGTTCCACGTACTCCATTTGGTAATAAACGACCCTGATTTGATTTGACTAGTTCTAG AGGATTTTGCACATTTTCACGATCGGGGTTTTTATTATAATAACGATGTCGATCCCATATTAGGACATTTGTTCTTTGTGCCTGGTAAAGAATGGAAATTTGTTAGATCAAAGTTTATGCGAACATTCACCTCagggaaaataaaagaaatgttttccTTGATAGAAAAAGTTGCAGAAGACCATAAAAAAGCTTGGTGCGCTTCTATTAAAAAGTCTAGCACAGTTGATGTCAAGGATCTATTATACag ATATACAATGGATACGATATCATCGATTGCATTCGGTGTTGATTGTAATAGTTTTAGAAATCCAGATACAGAATTTCGTAAATATGGATAA